From Channa argus isolate prfri chromosome 21, Channa argus male v1.0, whole genome shotgun sequence, one genomic window encodes:
- the dennd6b gene encoding protein DENND6B isoform X5 — protein sequence MSRFSDDVYNRDAPVTLQRETSHFFGFVYFRQVKDVSVKRGYFQKSLVLVSRLPYTYLFHSLLQIIAPEFFEKLEPCLEAVCNEINQWPLPVPGLSLNLPLMGVVLQVRIPSKTDKPGGSPVRAMTRENLLPAPTVLPTIHELDLFKCFQSVLIHLQMLWELMLLGEPVVVMAPSPTISSETVLALVSCISPLKFWCDFRPYFTIHDSEFREYTTRTQAPPNIVLGVTNPFFIKTFQTWPHIFRLGETKMAGDLPKQVKVKKLSKLKTLDTKPGIYTAYKTFLHKDKILIKRLLKGFQRKRPSEVQSAILRRNLLELTQSFIIPLERYMASLMPLQRSVTPWKTPPQIRPFSQDEFMSTLDLTGPQLTSVLKGDWMGLYRKFFRSPNFDGWYRQRHKEMTQKLESLHLEVICNADLLGWTKDKSEVEIVDLILKLREKLTMRINWSNLIIMTIFLNLKNKARRQQLQVKDGILDKLDAFINSIISSLPVDLQTVLNTH from the exons ATGTCGCGGTTCAGCGATGATGTTTACAACAGAGACGCTCCTGTCACCTTGCAG AGAGAAACTTCGcatttctttggttttgtcTATTTTAGACAAGTCAAAGACGTTTCTGTGAAGAGAGGATACTTCCAGAAG TCTCTGGTGCTGGTCTCCAGGTTGCCGTACACTTACCTGTTCCACTCACTGCTGCAGATCATTGCACCTGAATTTTTTGAAAAACTGGAGCCTTGTCTCGAAGCAG TATGTAATGAAATCAACCAATGGCCTTTGCCTGTACCTGGCCTGAGCCTCAACCTGCCGCTCATGGGCGTTGTCCTACAG GTGAGGATTCCTTCAAAAACTGATAAACCAGGAGGAAGTCCGGTTAGAGCAATGACCAGGGAG AACCTGCTGCCAGCTCCAACTGTGCTGCCCACAATACATGAACTGGACCTGTTCAA GTGTTTCCAGTCGGTCCTGATCCACTTACAGATGCTCTGGGAGCTCATGTTACTTGGGGAACCAGTAGTTGTCATGGCGCCATCTCCCACCATCTCCTCGGAAACAGTCTTGGCTCTTGTCAG ctgCATCAGTCCTTTAAAGTTCTGGTGCGACTTTCGTCCGTATTTCACGATTCATGACAGCGAGTTCAGAGAGTACACCACCAGGACCCAGGCCCC ACCAAACATTGTGCTTGGAGTCACCAACCCGTTCTTCATCAAGACATTTCAGACATGGCCTCACATCTTCAGACTCGGGGAGACCAAGATGGCAG GTGATTTACCTAAACAGGTGAAGGTGAAGAAGCTGTCCAAACTGAAGACACTTGACACTAAACCAG gGATCTACACGGCATACAAGACATTTCTACACAAAGACAAGATTTTGATAAAACGACTGCTTAAG GGTTTTCAGAGGAAGAGGCCATCAGAGGTTCAGAGTGCAATCCTTAGGAGGAACCTGTTAGAGCTCACCCAGAGCTTCATCATCCCTCTG GAACGATACATGGCAAGCTTGATGCCTCTGCAGAGATCTGTGACACCTTGGAAG ACGCCTCCTCAGATTCGACCCTTTAGTCAGGACGAGTTCATGTCCACTCTGGATCTCACTGGCCCTCAGCTCACCTCCGTCCTTAAAGGTGATTGGATGGGACTGTACAG GAAGTTCTTCAGGTCTCCCAACTTTGATGGGTGGTATCGTCAGCGGCACAAAGAAATGACTCAGAAACTGGAGAGTCTTCACCTGGAGGTCATCTGTAATGCT GACCTCCTAGGGTGGACCAAAGACAAGTCTGAGGTGGAAATTGTAGATTTGATTCTGAAGCTTAGAGAAAAGCTG ACAATGAGAATAAACTGGTCTAATCTCATCATAATGACCATCTTTTTAAATCTCAAG AACAAAGCTCGGCGGCAGCAGCTGCAGGTCAAGGATGGGATCTTGGACAAACTGGATGCTTTCATAAATTCTATCATCAGTTCACTGCCTGTAGACCTGCAGACTGTTctcaacacacactga
- the dennd6b gene encoding protein DENND6B isoform X4, which yields MDPFDGSGSVRNEDNRCPWARFSSWLECVCVVTFDLELGQAIELVYPQDVKLTEKEKTSICYLSFPDSYSGCLGDTQFSFRLRQSVGRRMSRFSDDVYNRDAPVTLQRETSHFFGFVYFRQVKDVSVKRGYFQKSLVLVSRLPYTYLFHSLLQIIAPEFFEKLEPCLEAVCNEINQWPLPVPGLSLNLPLMGVVLQVRIPSKTDKPGGSPVRAMTRENLLPAPTVLPTIHELDLFKCFQSVLIHLQMLWELMLLGEPVVVMAPSPTISSETVLALVSCISPLKFWCDFRPYFTIHDSEFREYTTRTQAPPNIVLGVTNPFFIKTFQTWPHIFRLGETKMAGDLPKQVKVKKLSKLKTLDTKPGIYTAYKTFLHKDKILIKRLLKGFQRKRPSEVQSAILRRNLLELTQSFIIPLERYMASLMPLQRSVTPWKTPPQIRPFSQDEFMSTLDLTGPQLTSVLKGDWMGLYRKFFRSPNFDGWYRQRHKEMTQKLESLHLEVICNANKARRQQLQVKDGILDKLDAFINSIISSLPVDLQTVLNTH from the exons ATGGACCCTTTTGACGGGTCGGGTTCTGTCCGAAATGAGGACAACAGATGCCCGTGGGCGCGCTTCTCCTCCTGGctggagtgtgtttgtgtcgttACCTTTGACCTGGAGCTCGGACAAGCCATAGAG ctGGTATATCCTCAGGATGTGAAACTCACTGAAAAGGAG AAAACAAGCATCTGTTACCTGTCCTTCCCTGACTCGTACTCAG GATGCCTCGGGGACACTCAGTTCAGCTTCAGGCTGCGTCAGTCAGTCGGTCGCAGAATGTCGCGGTTCAGCGATGATGTTTACAACAGAGACGCTCCTGTCACCTTGCAG AGAGAAACTTCGcatttctttggttttgtcTATTTTAGACAAGTCAAAGACGTTTCTGTGAAGAGAGGATACTTCCAGAAG TCTCTGGTGCTGGTCTCCAGGTTGCCGTACACTTACCTGTTCCACTCACTGCTGCAGATCATTGCACCTGAATTTTTTGAAAAACTGGAGCCTTGTCTCGAAGCAG TATGTAATGAAATCAACCAATGGCCTTTGCCTGTACCTGGCCTGAGCCTCAACCTGCCGCTCATGGGCGTTGTCCTACAG GTGAGGATTCCTTCAAAAACTGATAAACCAGGAGGAAGTCCGGTTAGAGCAATGACCAGGGAG AACCTGCTGCCAGCTCCAACTGTGCTGCCCACAATACATGAACTGGACCTGTTCAA GTGTTTCCAGTCGGTCCTGATCCACTTACAGATGCTCTGGGAGCTCATGTTACTTGGGGAACCAGTAGTTGTCATGGCGCCATCTCCCACCATCTCCTCGGAAACAGTCTTGGCTCTTGTCAG ctgCATCAGTCCTTTAAAGTTCTGGTGCGACTTTCGTCCGTATTTCACGATTCATGACAGCGAGTTCAGAGAGTACACCACCAGGACCCAGGCCCC ACCAAACATTGTGCTTGGAGTCACCAACCCGTTCTTCATCAAGACATTTCAGACATGGCCTCACATCTTCAGACTCGGGGAGACCAAGATGGCAG GTGATTTACCTAAACAGGTGAAGGTGAAGAAGCTGTCCAAACTGAAGACACTTGACACTAAACCAG gGATCTACACGGCATACAAGACATTTCTACACAAAGACAAGATTTTGATAAAACGACTGCTTAAG GGTTTTCAGAGGAAGAGGCCATCAGAGGTTCAGAGTGCAATCCTTAGGAGGAACCTGTTAGAGCTCACCCAGAGCTTCATCATCCCTCTG GAACGATACATGGCAAGCTTGATGCCTCTGCAGAGATCTGTGACACCTTGGAAG ACGCCTCCTCAGATTCGACCCTTTAGTCAGGACGAGTTCATGTCCACTCTGGATCTCACTGGCCCTCAGCTCACCTCCGTCCTTAAAGGTGATTGGATGGGACTGTACAG GAAGTTCTTCAGGTCTCCCAACTTTGATGGGTGGTATCGTCAGCGGCACAAAGAAATGACTCAGAAACTGGAGAGTCTTCACCTGGAGGTCATCTGTAATGCT AACAAAGCTCGGCGGCAGCAGCTGCAGGTCAAGGATGGGATCTTGGACAAACTGGATGCTTTCATAAATTCTATCATCAGTTCACTGCCTGTAGACCTGCAGACTGTTctcaacacacactga
- the dennd6b gene encoding protein DENND6B isoform X3, protein MDPFDGSGSVRNEDNRCPWARFSSWLECVCVVTFDLELGQAIELVYPQDVKLTEKEKTSICYLSFPDSYSGCLGDTQFSFRLRQSVGRRMSRFSDDVYNRDAPVTLQRETSHFFGFVYFRQVKDVSVKRGYFQKSLVLVSRLPYTYLFHSLLQIIAPEFFEKLEPCLEAVCNEINQWPLPVPGLSLNLPLMGVVLQVRIPSKTDKPGGSPVRAMTRENLLPAPTVLPTIHELDLFKCFQSVLIHLQMLWELMLLGEPVVVMAPSPTISSETVLALVSCISPLKFWCDFRPYFTIHDSEFREYTTRTQAPPNIVLGVTNPFFIKTFQTWPHIFRLGETKMAGIYTAYKTFLHKDKILIKRLLKGFQRKRPSEVQSAILRRNLLELTQSFIIPLERYMASLMPLQRSVTPWKTPPQIRPFSQDEFMSTLDLTGPQLTSVLKGDWMGLYRKFFRSPNFDGWYRQRHKEMTQKLESLHLEVICNADLLGWTKDKSEVEIVDLILKLREKLTMRINWSNLIIMTIFLNLKNKARRQQLQVKDGILDKLDAFINSIISSLPVDLQTVLNTH, encoded by the exons ATGGACCCTTTTGACGGGTCGGGTTCTGTCCGAAATGAGGACAACAGATGCCCGTGGGCGCGCTTCTCCTCCTGGctggagtgtgtttgtgtcgttACCTTTGACCTGGAGCTCGGACAAGCCATAGAG ctGGTATATCCTCAGGATGTGAAACTCACTGAAAAGGAG AAAACAAGCATCTGTTACCTGTCCTTCCCTGACTCGTACTCAG GATGCCTCGGGGACACTCAGTTCAGCTTCAGGCTGCGTCAGTCAGTCGGTCGCAGAATGTCGCGGTTCAGCGATGATGTTTACAACAGAGACGCTCCTGTCACCTTGCAG AGAGAAACTTCGcatttctttggttttgtcTATTTTAGACAAGTCAAAGACGTTTCTGTGAAGAGAGGATACTTCCAGAAG TCTCTGGTGCTGGTCTCCAGGTTGCCGTACACTTACCTGTTCCACTCACTGCTGCAGATCATTGCACCTGAATTTTTTGAAAAACTGGAGCCTTGTCTCGAAGCAG TATGTAATGAAATCAACCAATGGCCTTTGCCTGTACCTGGCCTGAGCCTCAACCTGCCGCTCATGGGCGTTGTCCTACAG GTGAGGATTCCTTCAAAAACTGATAAACCAGGAGGAAGTCCGGTTAGAGCAATGACCAGGGAG AACCTGCTGCCAGCTCCAACTGTGCTGCCCACAATACATGAACTGGACCTGTTCAA GTGTTTCCAGTCGGTCCTGATCCACTTACAGATGCTCTGGGAGCTCATGTTACTTGGGGAACCAGTAGTTGTCATGGCGCCATCTCCCACCATCTCCTCGGAAACAGTCTTGGCTCTTGTCAG ctgCATCAGTCCTTTAAAGTTCTGGTGCGACTTTCGTCCGTATTTCACGATTCATGACAGCGAGTTCAGAGAGTACACCACCAGGACCCAGGCCCC ACCAAACATTGTGCTTGGAGTCACCAACCCGTTCTTCATCAAGACATTTCAGACATGGCCTCACATCTTCAGACTCGGGGAGACCAAGATGGCAG gGATCTACACGGCATACAAGACATTTCTACACAAAGACAAGATTTTGATAAAACGACTGCTTAAG GGTTTTCAGAGGAAGAGGCCATCAGAGGTTCAGAGTGCAATCCTTAGGAGGAACCTGTTAGAGCTCACCCAGAGCTTCATCATCCCTCTG GAACGATACATGGCAAGCTTGATGCCTCTGCAGAGATCTGTGACACCTTGGAAG ACGCCTCCTCAGATTCGACCCTTTAGTCAGGACGAGTTCATGTCCACTCTGGATCTCACTGGCCCTCAGCTCACCTCCGTCCTTAAAGGTGATTGGATGGGACTGTACAG GAAGTTCTTCAGGTCTCCCAACTTTGATGGGTGGTATCGTCAGCGGCACAAAGAAATGACTCAGAAACTGGAGAGTCTTCACCTGGAGGTCATCTGTAATGCT GACCTCCTAGGGTGGACCAAAGACAAGTCTGAGGTGGAAATTGTAGATTTGATTCTGAAGCTTAGAGAAAAGCTG ACAATGAGAATAAACTGGTCTAATCTCATCATAATGACCATCTTTTTAAATCTCAAG AACAAAGCTCGGCGGCAGCAGCTGCAGGTCAAGGATGGGATCTTGGACAAACTGGATGCTTTCATAAATTCTATCATCAGTTCACTGCCTGTAGACCTGCAGACTGTTctcaacacacactga
- the dennd6b gene encoding protein DENND6B isoform X1 encodes MDPFDGSGSVRNEDNRCPWARFSSWLECVCVVTFDLELGQAIELVYPQDVKLTEKEKTSICYLSFPDSYSGCLGDTQFSFRLRQSVGRRMSRFSDDVYNRDAPVTLQRETSHFFGFVYFRQVKDVSVKRGYFQKSLVLVSRLPYTYLFHSLLQIIAPEFFEKLEPCLEAVCNEINQWPLPVPGLSLNLPLMGVVLQVRIPSKTDKPGGSPVRAMTRENLLPAPTVLPTIHELDLFKCFQSVLIHLQMLWELMLLGEPVVVMAPSPTISSETVLALVSCISPLKFWCDFRPYFTIHDSEFREYTTRTQAPPNIVLGVTNPFFIKTFQTWPHIFRLGETKMAGDLPKQVKVKKLSKLKTLDTKPGIYTAYKTFLHKDKILIKRLLKGFQRKRPSEVQSAILRRNLLELTQSFIIPLERYMASLMPLQRSVTPWKTPPQIRPFSQDEFMSTLDLTGPQLTSVLKGDWMGLYRKFFRSPNFDGWYRQRHKEMTQKLESLHLEVICNADLLGWTKDKSEVEIVDLILKLREKLTMRINWSNLIIMTIFLNLKNKARRQQLQVKDGILDKLDAFINSIISSLPVDLQTVLNTH; translated from the exons ATGGACCCTTTTGACGGGTCGGGTTCTGTCCGAAATGAGGACAACAGATGCCCGTGGGCGCGCTTCTCCTCCTGGctggagtgtgtttgtgtcgttACCTTTGACCTGGAGCTCGGACAAGCCATAGAG ctGGTATATCCTCAGGATGTGAAACTCACTGAAAAGGAG AAAACAAGCATCTGTTACCTGTCCTTCCCTGACTCGTACTCAG GATGCCTCGGGGACACTCAGTTCAGCTTCAGGCTGCGTCAGTCAGTCGGTCGCAGAATGTCGCGGTTCAGCGATGATGTTTACAACAGAGACGCTCCTGTCACCTTGCAG AGAGAAACTTCGcatttctttggttttgtcTATTTTAGACAAGTCAAAGACGTTTCTGTGAAGAGAGGATACTTCCAGAAG TCTCTGGTGCTGGTCTCCAGGTTGCCGTACACTTACCTGTTCCACTCACTGCTGCAGATCATTGCACCTGAATTTTTTGAAAAACTGGAGCCTTGTCTCGAAGCAG TATGTAATGAAATCAACCAATGGCCTTTGCCTGTACCTGGCCTGAGCCTCAACCTGCCGCTCATGGGCGTTGTCCTACAG GTGAGGATTCCTTCAAAAACTGATAAACCAGGAGGAAGTCCGGTTAGAGCAATGACCAGGGAG AACCTGCTGCCAGCTCCAACTGTGCTGCCCACAATACATGAACTGGACCTGTTCAA GTGTTTCCAGTCGGTCCTGATCCACTTACAGATGCTCTGGGAGCTCATGTTACTTGGGGAACCAGTAGTTGTCATGGCGCCATCTCCCACCATCTCCTCGGAAACAGTCTTGGCTCTTGTCAG ctgCATCAGTCCTTTAAAGTTCTGGTGCGACTTTCGTCCGTATTTCACGATTCATGACAGCGAGTTCAGAGAGTACACCACCAGGACCCAGGCCCC ACCAAACATTGTGCTTGGAGTCACCAACCCGTTCTTCATCAAGACATTTCAGACATGGCCTCACATCTTCAGACTCGGGGAGACCAAGATGGCAG GTGATTTACCTAAACAGGTGAAGGTGAAGAAGCTGTCCAAACTGAAGACACTTGACACTAAACCAG gGATCTACACGGCATACAAGACATTTCTACACAAAGACAAGATTTTGATAAAACGACTGCTTAAG GGTTTTCAGAGGAAGAGGCCATCAGAGGTTCAGAGTGCAATCCTTAGGAGGAACCTGTTAGAGCTCACCCAGAGCTTCATCATCCCTCTG GAACGATACATGGCAAGCTTGATGCCTCTGCAGAGATCTGTGACACCTTGGAAG ACGCCTCCTCAGATTCGACCCTTTAGTCAGGACGAGTTCATGTCCACTCTGGATCTCACTGGCCCTCAGCTCACCTCCGTCCTTAAAGGTGATTGGATGGGACTGTACAG GAAGTTCTTCAGGTCTCCCAACTTTGATGGGTGGTATCGTCAGCGGCACAAAGAAATGACTCAGAAACTGGAGAGTCTTCACCTGGAGGTCATCTGTAATGCT GACCTCCTAGGGTGGACCAAAGACAAGTCTGAGGTGGAAATTGTAGATTTGATTCTGAAGCTTAGAGAAAAGCTG ACAATGAGAATAAACTGGTCTAATCTCATCATAATGACCATCTTTTTAAATCTCAAG AACAAAGCTCGGCGGCAGCAGCTGCAGGTCAAGGATGGGATCTTGGACAAACTGGATGCTTTCATAAATTCTATCATCAGTTCACTGCCTGTAGACCTGCAGACTGTTctcaacacacactga
- the dennd6b gene encoding protein DENND6B isoform X2, producing the protein MDPFDGSGSVRNEDNRCPWARFSSWLECVCVVTFDLELGQAIELVYPQDVKLTEKEKTSICYLSFPDSYSGCLGDTQFSFRLRQSVGRRMSRFSDDVYNRDAPVTLQRETSHFFGFVYFRQVKDVSVKRGYFQKSLVLVSRLPYTYLFHSLLQIIAPEFFEKLEPCLEAVCNEINQWPLPVPGLSLNLPLMGVVLQVRIPSKTDKPGGSPVRAMTRENLLPAPTVLPTIHELDLFKCFQSVLIHLQMLWELMLLGEPVVVMAPSPTISSETVLALVSCISPLKFWCDFRPYFTIHDSEFREYTTRTQAPPNIVLGVTNPFFIKTFQTWPHIFRLGETKMAGDLPKQVKVKKLSKLKTLDTKPGIYTAYKTFLHKDKILIKRLLKGFQRKRPSEVQSAILRRNLLELTQSFIIPLERYMASLMPLQRSVTPWKTPPQIRPFSQDEFMSTLDLTGPQLTSVLKGDWMGLYRKFFRSPNFDGWYRQRHKEMTQKLESLHLEVICNADLLGWTKDKSEVEIVDLILKLREKLNKARRQQLQVKDGILDKLDAFINSIISSLPVDLQTVLNTH; encoded by the exons ATGGACCCTTTTGACGGGTCGGGTTCTGTCCGAAATGAGGACAACAGATGCCCGTGGGCGCGCTTCTCCTCCTGGctggagtgtgtttgtgtcgttACCTTTGACCTGGAGCTCGGACAAGCCATAGAG ctGGTATATCCTCAGGATGTGAAACTCACTGAAAAGGAG AAAACAAGCATCTGTTACCTGTCCTTCCCTGACTCGTACTCAG GATGCCTCGGGGACACTCAGTTCAGCTTCAGGCTGCGTCAGTCAGTCGGTCGCAGAATGTCGCGGTTCAGCGATGATGTTTACAACAGAGACGCTCCTGTCACCTTGCAG AGAGAAACTTCGcatttctttggttttgtcTATTTTAGACAAGTCAAAGACGTTTCTGTGAAGAGAGGATACTTCCAGAAG TCTCTGGTGCTGGTCTCCAGGTTGCCGTACACTTACCTGTTCCACTCACTGCTGCAGATCATTGCACCTGAATTTTTTGAAAAACTGGAGCCTTGTCTCGAAGCAG TATGTAATGAAATCAACCAATGGCCTTTGCCTGTACCTGGCCTGAGCCTCAACCTGCCGCTCATGGGCGTTGTCCTACAG GTGAGGATTCCTTCAAAAACTGATAAACCAGGAGGAAGTCCGGTTAGAGCAATGACCAGGGAG AACCTGCTGCCAGCTCCAACTGTGCTGCCCACAATACATGAACTGGACCTGTTCAA GTGTTTCCAGTCGGTCCTGATCCACTTACAGATGCTCTGGGAGCTCATGTTACTTGGGGAACCAGTAGTTGTCATGGCGCCATCTCCCACCATCTCCTCGGAAACAGTCTTGGCTCTTGTCAG ctgCATCAGTCCTTTAAAGTTCTGGTGCGACTTTCGTCCGTATTTCACGATTCATGACAGCGAGTTCAGAGAGTACACCACCAGGACCCAGGCCCC ACCAAACATTGTGCTTGGAGTCACCAACCCGTTCTTCATCAAGACATTTCAGACATGGCCTCACATCTTCAGACTCGGGGAGACCAAGATGGCAG GTGATTTACCTAAACAGGTGAAGGTGAAGAAGCTGTCCAAACTGAAGACACTTGACACTAAACCAG gGATCTACACGGCATACAAGACATTTCTACACAAAGACAAGATTTTGATAAAACGACTGCTTAAG GGTTTTCAGAGGAAGAGGCCATCAGAGGTTCAGAGTGCAATCCTTAGGAGGAACCTGTTAGAGCTCACCCAGAGCTTCATCATCCCTCTG GAACGATACATGGCAAGCTTGATGCCTCTGCAGAGATCTGTGACACCTTGGAAG ACGCCTCCTCAGATTCGACCCTTTAGTCAGGACGAGTTCATGTCCACTCTGGATCTCACTGGCCCTCAGCTCACCTCCGTCCTTAAAGGTGATTGGATGGGACTGTACAG GAAGTTCTTCAGGTCTCCCAACTTTGATGGGTGGTATCGTCAGCGGCACAAAGAAATGACTCAGAAACTGGAGAGTCTTCACCTGGAGGTCATCTGTAATGCT GACCTCCTAGGGTGGACCAAAGACAAGTCTGAGGTGGAAATTGTAGATTTGATTCTGAAGCTTAGAGAAAAGCTG AACAAAGCTCGGCGGCAGCAGCTGCAGGTCAAGGATGGGATCTTGGACAAACTGGATGCTTTCATAAATTCTATCATCAGTTCACTGCCTGTAGACCTGCAGACTGTTctcaacacacactga